From a single Methylacidiphilum kamchatkense Kam1 genomic region:
- a CDS encoding NADP-dependent isocitrate dehydrogenase, producing MKKVPITVAYGDGIGPEIMEATLKVLFAAGAELEIETIEIGQKIYMQGNPTGIDPSAWESLKRTKVFLKAPITTPQGGGFKSLNVTFRKALGLFANVRPCVAYHPFIFTKHPKLDLVIVRENEEDLYSGIEHRQSIDSYQALKVLSFQGTERIIRYAFEYARCFQRKKVSCFTKDNILKITDGMFHKVFERVGQEYPDIEKEHWIIDIGSAKLADSPESFDVIVLANLYGDILSDVAVQIAGSVGLGSSANIGDRYAMFEAIHGSAPRRAGQNVANPSGLLLAAVQMLIHIGQNAVADRVYNAWLRTIEEGIHTYDIFREGVSRKKVGTKEFSDQIIQNLGKEPEVLKPFCSTKFKENPKTNFSIVLPQERKELVGVDVFVEYPPYPAQLANHLKGCSDPFILESIANRGMSVWPACFEEALLAGPYQCRFIKNKENNSTISHGDVVRLLDRIQKIGLEFTKTELLYTFNGIEGYSRSQGE from the coding sequence ATGAAAAAAGTACCAATTACTGTTGCTTATGGAGATGGCATTGGGCCGGAAATCATGGAGGCCACTTTAAAAGTCCTTTTTGCTGCTGGAGCTGAGTTGGAGATTGAGACCATAGAAATTGGTCAAAAAATTTATATGCAGGGAAACCCCACTGGGATCGATCCTTCAGCTTGGGAAAGTCTAAAAAGAACAAAAGTTTTTTTAAAGGCACCAATAACAACTCCACAGGGAGGTGGCTTTAAAAGCTTGAATGTCACCTTTAGAAAAGCTTTAGGGCTTTTTGCAAATGTAAGGCCTTGTGTAGCTTATCATCCTTTTATTTTTACAAAACATCCAAAATTGGACTTAGTTATTGTCAGAGAAAACGAAGAGGATCTTTACAGTGGAATAGAACATAGACAGAGTATTGATTCCTATCAAGCCTTGAAAGTTTTGTCTTTTCAGGGAACCGAAAGAATTATTCGGTATGCTTTTGAATATGCTCGTTGCTTTCAAAGAAAGAAAGTGAGTTGTTTTACAAAGGATAACATCTTAAAAATTACAGATGGGATGTTTCATAAGGTTTTTGAAAGGGTTGGGCAAGAATATCCAGATATTGAAAAGGAGCATTGGATTATTGATATTGGTTCGGCTAAACTCGCTGACAGTCCAGAATCCTTTGATGTGATTGTTCTGGCTAATCTCTACGGGGACATTCTATCCGATGTAGCCGTTCAGATTGCAGGATCTGTTGGCCTTGGTTCTTCGGCCAATATTGGTGATAGATATGCTATGTTTGAAGCTATTCATGGATCTGCGCCTAGGAGAGCCGGACAGAATGTTGCCAATCCTTCTGGGCTTCTTTTGGCCGCTGTTCAAATGCTTATTCACATTGGACAAAATGCGGTTGCTGATCGCGTCTATAATGCTTGGCTTAGGACCATAGAGGAAGGCATTCATACGTATGACATTTTTAGAGAAGGGGTCAGTAGAAAAAAAGTTGGTACAAAAGAATTTTCCGATCAAATCATCCAGAATTTAGGGAAAGAACCGGAGGTATTAAAACCTTTTTGTTCCACTAAATTTAAAGAAAATCCTAAAACAAATTTTTCTATTGTTCTTCCTCAAGAAAGAAAAGAGCTAGTTGGAGTAGATGTTTTTGTTGAATATCCTCCTTATCCAGCTCAATTAGCAAACCATTTAAAGGGCTGTTCTGATCCATTTATTTTGGAATCGATTGCGAATAGAGGCATGTCCGTATGGCCTGCTTGCTTTGAGGAAGCTTTGTTGGCTGGTCCCTATCAATGCCGTTTTATTAAAAATAAAGAAAATAATTCAACCATTTCTCATGGTGATGTTGTTAGACTTTTGGATCGAATCCAGAAAATTGGATTGGAATTCACTAAAACAGAGTTATTGTATACTTTTAACGGAATAGAGGGATATTCTCGTAGCCAGGGGGAATAA
- a CDS encoding sugar phosphate isomerase/epimerase family protein — protein sequence MRLGISTSVFSDRPIFEVLPLIAKEKFEVVEIWSSPDSQLQYTHFDVQNLKELKELKTQLAAFNLKAISLHSPFYPSFDLSHPDPSIQEQSINVTVAAAKALKEIGGEILVVHPSGVEKNQFSELTEENKRLELIRKNIGIIYQYTHKLGVILALETLLPQFLGSNLDFLFHLVSSFPEDVGICFDTGHVLLNHQADIDIQYKKIAKRVVSLHIQDTLGQQDDHLVPGDGIINWQNFIEALKEEKFKGDFLLEINGLSFKDNPEALLQKARLQSLEKIKGKIEKDP from the coding sequence ATGAGACTGGGTATTTCAACAAGTGTCTTTTCTGATAGGCCTATATTTGAAGTTTTACCTTTAATTGCTAAAGAAAAATTCGAAGTCGTTGAAATTTGGTCTTCTCCAGATTCTCAATTACAATACACCCATTTTGATGTCCAAAATCTCAAAGAGCTTAAGGAGCTTAAAACTCAACTTGCAGCTTTTAATTTAAAGGCGATTAGTTTGCACAGTCCCTTTTATCCTTCCTTTGACCTTTCTCATCCAGATCCTTCCATTCAAGAACAATCTATAAATGTGACTGTAGCTGCGGCTAAGGCATTAAAGGAAATTGGCGGAGAAATTCTTGTGGTCCATCCTTCTGGGGTGGAAAAAAATCAGTTTTCTGAATTAACAGAAGAAAATAAGAGACTTGAGTTGATTCGAAAAAATATTGGAATCATTTATCAATATACCCATAAATTAGGAGTAATTTTAGCTTTAGAAACTTTATTGCCTCAATTCCTTGGATCGAATTTAGACTTTCTTTTTCATCTTGTTTCCTCTTTTCCAGAAGATGTAGGGATTTGCTTCGATACAGGGCATGTTTTATTAAACCATCAAGCAGATATTGATATACAATATAAAAAAATCGCTAAGAGAGTGGTCTCTTTGCATATTCAGGATACTTTAGGCCAGCAGGATGACCATCTTGTCCCTGGGGATGGGATAATCAATTGGCAAAACTTTATTGAGGCTTTGAAAGAAGAAAAATTTAAAGGGGATTTTCTTCTAGAAATTAATGGTTTATCTTTTAAAGATAATCCTGAAGCTTTATTGCAAAAAGCAAGGCTTCAGAGTCTTGAGAAAATAAAGGGGAAAATAGAAAAGGATCCTTAA
- a CDS encoding 4-alpha-glucanotransferase: MRPINIDEKRVGLLAPVFSLRRENDLGIGDTKAVLSTIDFCKQMHINYLQILPINETSEDNSPYNTLSSIAYDPMLVTMEPDFIPGLSSEDLKFSNLEKERLEDHLIDYKTVKSIKKKLFEKAFYRFIASSHLVKKKEFILFCKNNQDWLATYTLFRFLVDENAGNTHWNDWPEEIKTYENAIEWLKRQKDQKWILEKRRFYSFIQWVAYTQWKQVREYADSKNIKLMGDIPYGINRYSSDVWASQELFDCQWSCGAPPETFFQGDEFVKKWGQNWGFPLYRWENHEAESFRWWKRRILQTTKIFHAFRLDHVLGFFRIYAFPWFPEQNNEFLSLSTEEIKSKTGGKLPRFFPGPDEPETSALINANQGKKILSVILETAKNEIVIAEDLGLVPHYVRPLLQKMGIPGFTIPMFERLADHSYKPITQYPALSVATYATHDHPPLRVQFNQLCQRAAQNPNSEERRELQRIADFLGWNISELPNHYDSRLHLRFIETLLHSPCWLVVFTISDLLGIELQFNHPGSRPEDNWKDRLDKPIMDYLEEPEFGSKLKKIKELIDQTKRS; this comes from the coding sequence ATGCGACCAATCAATATAGATGAAAAACGGGTAGGACTTCTTGCCCCGGTTTTTTCATTAAGGAGAGAAAACGATTTGGGAATTGGGGATACCAAAGCGGTGCTTTCCACAATCGATTTTTGCAAACAGATGCATATAAACTACTTACAAATCCTTCCAATAAATGAGACCAGTGAAGACAATAGCCCCTACAATACTCTAAGTTCCATTGCTTACGATCCCATGCTCGTTACTATGGAGCCTGATTTTATTCCTGGACTTAGTTCAGAAGATTTAAAATTTTCGAATTTAGAAAAAGAAAGGCTTGAAGATCATTTGATTGACTATAAGACCGTAAAATCGATCAAGAAAAAACTTTTCGAAAAAGCCTTTTATAGGTTCATTGCTTCCTCTCACCTTGTCAAGAAAAAGGAATTTATACTTTTTTGTAAAAATAACCAAGATTGGCTTGCTACCTACACTCTTTTTAGGTTTCTTGTGGACGAAAATGCTGGAAATACACATTGGAACGATTGGCCAGAGGAAATAAAAACTTACGAAAACGCAATCGAATGGCTTAAAAGACAAAAAGATCAAAAGTGGATTTTAGAAAAACGCCGTTTTTATTCCTTTATTCAATGGGTTGCTTATACTCAATGGAAACAAGTAAGAGAATATGCTGATTCCAAAAACATAAAACTGATGGGAGATATTCCCTATGGCATTAACAGATACAGTTCAGATGTATGGGCTAGTCAAGAACTTTTTGATTGTCAATGGAGTTGTGGTGCCCCACCAGAAACTTTTTTTCAAGGAGATGAGTTTGTAAAGAAATGGGGACAAAATTGGGGCTTCCCTTTGTATCGATGGGAAAATCATGAAGCTGAATCTTTTCGTTGGTGGAAGAGAAGGATCCTTCAAACAACAAAAATTTTCCATGCTTTTCGGCTCGATCATGTTCTTGGATTTTTTCGAATCTACGCCTTTCCTTGGTTCCCTGAACAAAATAATGAATTCCTTTCACTCTCTACCGAAGAAATAAAATCAAAAACGGGAGGGAAGCTTCCACGATTTTTCCCTGGTCCTGATGAACCAGAGACGTCTGCCCTTATTAATGCCAATCAAGGGAAAAAAATACTAAGTGTTATCCTTGAAACCGCGAAAAATGAAATCGTCATTGCTGAAGATCTTGGTTTAGTCCCTCACTACGTTAGACCTCTTTTACAAAAAATGGGGATTCCAGGTTTTACTATTCCGATGTTCGAAAGGCTAGCTGACCATTCCTATAAGCCAATCACCCAATATCCTGCCCTATCGGTCGCTACTTATGCTACCCACGATCATCCTCCTTTGAGGGTTCAATTTAATCAGCTCTGTCAAAGAGCTGCTCAAAATCCTAATAGTGAAGAGAGAAGAGAGCTACAGAGAATTGCTGATTTTCTCGGATGGAATATTTCTGAGCTTCCAAACCATTATGACTCACGACTCCATCTCAGATTTATTGAAACTCTTTTACATTCTCCCTGCTGGCTTGTTGTTTTTACTATTAGTGATCTTTTAGGAATAGAACTTCAATTCAATCATCCTGGTTCAAGACCTGAAGACAATTGGAAAGATAGATTAGATAAACCCATAATGGATTATCTCGAAGAACCAGAATTTGGTAGTAAGCTAAAAAAAATCAAGGAGCTTATAGATCAAACAAAAAGATCATAA
- a CDS encoding class I SAM-dependent methyltransferase encodes MALHLGHPKYGYYVQGTKKRIGKNEDFFTSVSVGTLFGDFLAMQCTEVWKQLGKRDSLWILEAGAGGGELACDIVDWLDKNESELSKNLSYLFLEPFSYNQIQQKKEIHQRIGTTDRFFWITEWEDLPMLSDFTILIANEFLDSLPVKRISFQKGKWMEHYVGINHENKLCFIDLPVKENSQLAWMIDELGIPKIEGYTTEIHLEAMEWIKKASAKTSSSLFFIIDYGLTKEEYFAPWRSKGTLRCYKSHQVFANPLLFPADCDITTHLNFGLILKAAEESGLEAIGWLNQHHFFMGLLDKMCIIDPLFLVKNPKRESWIRKFFMLSHPHFMGENFKFLLLVKNPSQPLCLSGLKFCRSKRP; translated from the coding sequence ATGGCCTTACATTTAGGACACCCCAAGTACGGCTACTATGTCCAAGGAACAAAAAAACGCATAGGGAAAAATGAAGATTTTTTTACAAGTGTTTCTGTAGGAACGCTATTTGGTGATTTTCTTGCAATGCAATGCACTGAAGTTTGGAAGCAGTTGGGGAAAAGGGATTCTCTTTGGATCCTTGAGGCAGGAGCTGGAGGAGGAGAACTGGCCTGTGACATCGTTGATTGGTTGGACAAGAACGAATCGGAATTATCAAAAAACTTGTCCTACCTTTTTCTTGAGCCTTTTTCTTATAACCAAATTCAACAGAAAAAGGAGATTCATCAACGGATTGGCACTACTGACCGTTTCTTTTGGATTACTGAATGGGAAGACCTTCCCATGCTATCTGATTTCACTATCCTCATTGCCAATGAATTTTTAGACAGTCTGCCGGTAAAACGAATAAGTTTTCAAAAGGGAAAGTGGATGGAGCATTATGTCGGAATTAATCACGAAAATAAACTTTGCTTTATCGATCTGCCAGTTAAGGAAAATAGTCAGTTAGCATGGATGATTGACGAGTTAGGGATTCCAAAAATAGAAGGGTACACAACAGAAATTCATCTAGAAGCAATGGAATGGATTAAAAAAGCTAGTGCTAAAACCTCCTCTTCTCTGTTTTTCATCATTGATTATGGTTTAACCAAAGAAGAATATTTTGCACCGTGGCGCTCTAAAGGTACCCTTCGCTGCTACAAAAGCCATCAAGTTTTTGCCAATCCACTACTTTTTCCTGCCGATTGCGACATTACAACACATCTGAATTTTGGCTTAATTCTTAAAGCCGCTGAAGAAAGCGGGCTCGAAGCCATTGGATGGCTAAATCAACATCATTTTTTCATGGGATTATTAGATAAAATGTGTATTATAGACCCCCTTTTCCTTGTTAAAAATCCAAAAAGAGAAAGCTGGATAAGAAAATTTTTTATGCTTTCTCATCCTCATTTCATGGGAGAAAATTTTAAATTCCTTCTCCTTGTTAAAAACCCCTCCCAACCTCTCTGTTTATCGGGTCTCAAATTTTGTCGTTCCAAAAGGCCCTAA